The Cyclobacteriaceae bacterium DNA segment ACTACTGGTGTTGGAAGTGAAGCAGCTCAATAATATTCCCTATGAACGTGACTCGCTGTTGCATTATAAAAGGGAGGGGATACTCGGAGATGTAAATTTTACCGATGGGTCATCTCCATACTGGTATCGTAACGAGCTTACGGCTAATACAATTGCATACCGCATGGTGAAGCGTGATTCAGCCTTGCGTGAATTAACTATCCCCATGCAGTTGTATTTTCTAAAGGAAAGAAGAAAAAATTCATGGAACACCTACCATAGCGCCAACGTGCTGATGAGTGTATTGCCTGATCTGCTAAAAGCCGGGGCAACCAGTGGCCAGGTTGCAAAAGTGAAGCTCGCGGGAAGGGTTAATGAAGAACTTACGAAGTTTCCTTACCGGATTGAACTTGAATCTGGCGAAGAACTGCGCATTGAAAAGGTATCAGGCGTACCGCTTTACTTCATGCAATACAACCTGGAACGCGTTACGGTTGCCAAAACCGGTGTTGAAGGATTTACCATTAAAACTTCACTCGGGAACAAGAAAACTACGCTCCAGGCAGGTGAGCCCGTTAACCTGCTGGTTGAAGTGCATGTTAAACGGGATGCCTCCATGGAATATGTAATGATTGAAGTTCCAATACCGGGCGCGTGCAGTTATAACGATAAACGACAGGACTGGAGCAAAGAAACACACCGCGAATATTTTAAAGAGAAGGCGGTCATATTCTGTGAAAACCTGAAAGCCGGAACCCATACGTTTACAGTTTCATTACTTCCCCGGTTTACCGGAAAGTTCGTGCTCAATCCATCACAAGTATCGTTGATGTACGTACCGGTAGTAAACGCCAATACAGATTTAAAAATGGTGAAGGTGGAGTAGTAAAGTAACCTGTCAAGTTGTTGTATAATGTCATTGCGTTATGTTAACATAGCTTTGGTATCCGGGCCTTACCGAAATCTTCATGGAAAGTTTTTTAGCGTGGGCATTTCAATAAACAATTTTTCTCTTTCACAACGGTCTAAGGCAGCAGCACTCTTTGGCGGGCTTTGGAAGTGGGAGGGATGTGTGGCTTGACAATGGGTGTTGCTGTTGGGTGGGTATTGTTCACTTCATTTCCATTAAATTTGGATTATGTCAGATCCTAATTTTAAACTCAAGGAGCTAACTCATATTTATATTATTGAATCACCCTCTCAACAGGACATTATTGATGGAATTAGCGAAGGTCATGCATCCATTAACTCTATCATTACAACTACACTGATTACAGCTTGATTATTTTAAATGAAAATTTCTTTTTTAACGATTGTTCAATGATTAAAAAATACGTGCCAGCTGGAAGATTTTCCATCAGTATGTTCGATTCAGACTTGTTCAATTCATTAAAAACACACGTTCCGTCTGGGGCTAACAATTTAACGTTAAAGAATTCTTCTCCGCGATGCTTTATCTGCAGATAACGCATTGCAGGATTTGGAAAAATATCAAATGTGAGCTCATTTTCTTGGTTTAAGCTGGTGACTAATAAAAAGACTTCATCACACACAATCGTTTCACATCCTGGGTTTGATGCCTCTAAACAAATAGTATAAAGCTGTGATTCAGATAACTCAACTTCGGATATGGGTTCAGAAGACACTATTTCACCATTTATAGACCACTCATATGATTTAATTCCCGAATGAGAAGAAGGAGAAAATTGATATGTAGTTGAGTTAATAGAATCAATTTCCAAAATAAAATTAGGTTTTTCATATACCTGTATAGGTACTGGAATTCTACGTGAAAGAATAGAAGAGTCTGCATTGGCAACATACAAAATCGTGCTTCTGGTCAGGGTATCTATAAATAAGGATTTACCAGATTCACCAAGAGGGACTTCACTTGTAGTAGATGTAAACCAGCTAAATAGTTCACCATCATTAAGTACCACTACCTCTACACTTTCACCTTTACATACATTTTCTGTCCACTCTAAAATTGGATTTTCACCGGAGCAATTTTCGCGAAGTGTGTGCCGCTGATTAGCTGGTACAGCTATCATTGATTGAATACATCCTGAGGGCCAATGCACAATAACACTATCGGCCTTTACATTATTTCCGATTCCGAAATGAGCTTCTCTCTCGTAAGTACGATTGTGTGCCGCTGTACTTCTAATTACTTTAGTTTGCCAATGATTATTTACCTTGACCTTAATAATAGCTCCTTCTCCTGATGGTGATGAAGAGACACCCTCCAATTTAATGGCTATCCAATTATTGGAGGTAGGTGTTGACGTGAGCACTTGCAGATCGGATCCTGAGGTACCGATCAGGTCGAGTGTGCCATCCTCATTCAAGTCAATCCAGCTAAAGGATTGAAACAATCTTTTAGCTTCCGGCAATTCACGCATAAAAGAGTAGCCTGCCGGCCCATCAGCTCGGTTAAATAGCAGTTCATATAACTCTGTAGAAGAGGATCCACTGCCATTGAAGAAAAGATCTTGGTATGAGTTGTTATCAAAATCAACTTGAACAAAATTTTTTGGTTCATTATCAAACACGATATCCTGTGCCATAGGTTCTTTTTCGTACAGGCCATTCAATTTCATATTGTACATGAAATCCCAATTTGTACCTAAGGCAATAATGCTGGTGGGTTTGTTTTCCTTGTCATATGTAACAACATCCCAATCGTAAAGAGTACCAATCCCTGGTAAATATTCATGAGGCATGAAAAAATTGCTCAGAGGTGTTCTTATCAGATTTCTTCCATGATCATTCAGATATATATGCTCTTCAATAAAACTACCGATAGCAAGTAGCTCACGATAACCATCACCATTAACGTCCATCCAAACATTGCCTGCTGTAATTTCATCTTCAAATATTCTCTTAAATTTCCCCAAGCCATCATTGACATACAGTCTTCCTGGTGAAAATAAGTCCATGTACCCATCAGCATTGAAATCAAGCCATGTGCATGGACTCAAAATAGATGCATCATCCGTCAAACCTGTGTCAGTTATGCTTTGAAATGTGCCATTTCCTTGATTTCGGAATAAAATATTTGTTTCCGCCCAACCATAACCGCGCTGAACGTACACGTCTTCGAATCCATCGTTGTCATAATCAGCAATGCTGATGGCGGTACCATTGGTAACAGGGGGAAATACATTCGTAATTTCCGTGAAGCTCTCACCATTCCCATTATTTTTAAATAACCTCATGGCTAAATAATTGATGGTGAGCATATCCAAGTCACCGTCATTATCATAATCCATCCAATACATCGGTATATCAGCGGAGAGCCCTAAGGGAATATTTGAAATGGTAAAGGAAGGTCTGTAGCCTGTGCTGTACGTTGAATCCATTTTCATAACGAATGCAGTCGGATAGGGGGGAGTTGTTTGCCGTTGTGGGTATACAACACCAAACATGCAATAACCATTATCCGTTGTTTTTATAAACCCGTTCATTTTTGACCCGGGTAAACCACGATTAAATAATACAGTGTCAGTTAACTGGTAATTTTCGTTAGTGCGTAGTATAAAAAAACCAGCAGGAAGTTGAACACCTGTTGTCCTTCCCATTACTGATAACCCATCTTCTTCATTTAGGGTGACATGCTCTGGGAGTGTATGATTGAAATCGACTGATTGAGCAACAATTGTTTTGTCAATCACGTGTGCCGACTCATCCAATTTGTATACACTCAATTGCGTAGACTCCCTGGCTAAAACGTCAATGCCTGTTGGCTTTATATGACCCGATATTAGGATAACATCATTCAGGGTCTCATCTGTACTAAAATTCCCTGTCAGGTCAACTTTTGTAACGCGACCAATATATTTTGTAGTGGTCGTGTATTCAAACTCGTTTGCCAACAGGTAGAATTGATTATTTTCATCAGCAGGTACAATTGCTGCTGCTTCACATGAAAGAGATCCGGGAAGCTGGTTATCCCAAACTTTAACACCATCATCATTAATGAATAAGGCAAATAACCTGAGGTCTTGGTATGTTCCTGCAGGAATAATTGTACGTGATAAGAAAACAAGGTAACCACCCGAAAGAACAGGTTCGATATAAATCTTATTGAACGATCGGCTATAACCGAAAAACCAGTCCGAAACTAAATTCAAATCATAATCAAATCTCGTGATCGTCAATCCGCCATTACGTTCACCGGCAAGTACAATTTCATTTCCAGTAACAGCAATATCATAGTGGCCAGAAGTGGCTACTTTGTCGATGAATTTTCCATACTGATCATATTTGTTAAGATAATCGTCAGAGAGGAAAAAGTAGTATTCTCCGCTTATGGACTGGCCACCAAGCATTACTTCTGTATAGGGTAATGCTTTCTCAAAAACTATTTGCCCAAGAGCAGCAGAAATGTCAAAAAGCAGTAGCAGGGCAAAAAATTGAGGTTTGGGCATATATAATGATGCTGGTTGGGTCATTAAAGAAAGTATTTCAAAAAAATTAGAGGTAGGGGACGTGTTTCCAGTAAATCCAGTCAATTTACCAATTTTTATCCTTCATTTGGTGATGATAGAATGGATAATTAAGAAAGAACTTTAAACAACACTTTTAGATTAAATTAATTTTTAAAATGTGACTCAGAAATTCAGAATACAGGCTTGTTTCCAAGAATTTGTTCTTATTTATCCCGATTTTATTAAAACTTAAATCTTTTCTTTATCCTACATTTTATCCCTAATAAACGGGATATCAATATGCTTGTGAAAGTGATTAAAATGGGGTAGCTTAAATATGTGAACTAAGACATATTTCATGGATTCTGATTTTCTTTATCAGCTTAATGAGTTACTAGATATTGATGATGCTAATCCTGCAGCTTTAGATCGATTTGATTCGGCTCTTAGAGACTTAGCAAAAACGGGACTTTCCATTTTTCTAACCAAAGAAGACTTCTTGCGCTGGCTGAATACCCCGTCCATTGATTGCCAAGGGAGATGCCCTAAGGATTTGATGAACAGTATTTCTGAGATCAAAGATTTGACTTTTATTCTGAATAGAATTAGTCACGGGATTCCTTATTAAAAGATGCTTTTTGTCCCACGGAA contains these protein-coding regions:
- a CDS encoding DUF2384 domain-containing protein; protein product: MDSDFLYQLNELLDIDDANPAALDRFDSALRDLAKTGLSIFLTKEDFLRWLNTPSIDCQGRCPKDLMNSISEIKDLTFILNRISHGIPY
- a CDS encoding FG-GAP-like repeat-containing protein, coding for MTQPASLYMPKPQFFALLLLFDISAALGQIVFEKALPYTEVMLGGQSISGEYYFFLSDDYLNKYDQYGKFIDKVATSGHYDIAVTGNEIVLAGERNGGLTITRFDYDLNLVSDWFFGYSRSFNKIYIEPVLSGGYLVFLSRTIIPAGTYQDLRLFALFINDDGVKVWDNQLPGSLSCEAAAIVPADENNQFYLLANEFEYTTTTKYIGRVTKVDLTGNFSTDETLNDVILISGHIKPTGIDVLARESTQLSVYKLDESAHVIDKTIVAQSVDFNHTLPEHVTLNEEDGLSVMGRTTGVQLPAGFFILRTNENYQLTDTVLFNRGLPGSKMNGFIKTTDNGYCMFGVVYPQRQTTPPYPTAFVMKMDSTYSTGYRPSFTISNIPLGLSADIPMYWMDYDNDGDLDMLTINYLAMRLFKNNGNGESFTEITNVFPPVTNGTAISIADYDNDGFEDVYVQRGYGWAETNILFRNQGNGTFQSITDTGLTDDASILSPCTWLDFNADGYMDLFSPGRLYVNDGLGKFKRIFEDEITAGNVWMDVNGDGYRELLAIGSFIEEHIYLNDHGRNLIRTPLSNFFMPHEYLPGIGTLYDWDVVTYDKENKPTSIIALGTNWDFMYNMKLNGLYEKEPMAQDIVFDNEPKNFVQVDFDNNSYQDLFFNGSGSSSTELYELLFNRADGPAGYSFMRELPEAKRLFQSFSWIDLNEDGTLDLIGTSGSDLQVLTSTPTSNNWIAIKLEGVSSSPSGEGAIIKVKVNNHWQTKVIRSTAAHNRTYEREAHFGIGNNVKADSVIVHWPSGCIQSMIAVPANQRHTLRENCSGENPILEWTENVCKGESVEVVVLNDGELFSWFTSTTSEVPLGESGKSLFIDTLTRSTILYVANADSSILSRRIPVPIQVYEKPNFILEIDSINSTTYQFSPSSHSGIKSYEWSINGEIVSSEPISEVELSESQLYTICLEASNPGCETIVCDEVFLLVTSLNQENELTFDIFPNPAMRYLQIKHRGEEFFNVKLLAPDGTCVFNELNKSESNILMENLPAGTYFLIIEQSLKKKFSFKIIKL